A window of the Acidimicrobiales bacterium genome harbors these coding sequences:
- a CDS encoding glycoside hydrolase family 15 protein, with the protein MAHGSSTPIGQHGVIGDMETLALVGRAASIEWCCWPRFDSPSIFGCLLDEDGGAWSITPVGESWRDRQMYLPDTNVLVTRFHSDEGLVEVEDFMVVGGAGRGLVRRVTGVRGAIEMRSVMAPRPDYGRREPTLTAASNGSVLLDVGGTMLSATGTVDLTIADDARSVTAAFVVSEGETHCFALGTDGVDLLDDELRRATSSFWRSWISQSSYRGAYAEVVRRSALTLKLLTHQASGGVIAAGTTSLPELVGGERNWDYRYVWIRDAAFTLYAFLELGFTAEAEAFTGWLGDRLIDDDRNERASPLAPLYDLDGSTKLDEIELDHWSGHRDSRPVRVGNAASRQLQLDTYGELLDCMYLADKRGAGLSLATWRELAALVDWVCDHWDQPDDGMWEVRSGRQRFTSSALMCWVAVERGIRMANFRGRPADLDRWRRTRDEIHAAIVERGWSEDRAAFTQVFDGDQLDASLLLMPLVKFVSGTDPQWLSTLAAIEDGLVHGVLVDRYDNATSDDGLEGDDGSFSICSFWLVECLARAGRLEDARIHFEKMLTFAGPLGLFSEVVSPSGDQLGNYPQAFTHLSLISAAIHLDRLSTPS; encoded by the coding sequence GTGGCTCACGGATCCTCGACCCCCATCGGACAGCACGGCGTGATCGGCGACATGGAGACGCTTGCGCTCGTCGGCCGAGCAGCGTCCATCGAATGGTGCTGCTGGCCTCGGTTCGATTCACCGAGCATCTTCGGCTGCCTTCTCGACGAGGACGGCGGCGCGTGGTCGATCACACCGGTCGGTGAGTCCTGGCGGGACCGCCAGATGTACCTCCCCGACACCAACGTACTGGTGACCCGCTTCCACTCCGACGAGGGACTCGTCGAGGTCGAGGATTTCATGGTGGTGGGTGGCGCAGGCCGAGGACTCGTTCGGCGTGTCACCGGCGTCCGCGGCGCCATCGAGATGCGCAGTGTGATGGCACCACGCCCCGACTATGGGCGGCGCGAGCCGACGCTCACCGCAGCGTCGAATGGTTCGGTGCTGCTCGACGTCGGTGGCACCATGCTCTCGGCCACCGGCACCGTCGACCTCACCATCGCCGACGACGCCCGGTCGGTGACGGCCGCTTTCGTGGTGAGCGAAGGCGAGACGCACTGCTTCGCCCTCGGGACCGACGGTGTCGACCTTCTCGATGACGAGCTGCGACGCGCGACGAGCTCGTTCTGGCGCAGCTGGATCTCGCAGTCGAGCTATCGAGGGGCATACGCCGAAGTCGTGCGACGGTCGGCACTCACCCTCAAACTGCTGACCCACCAGGCGTCGGGAGGTGTGATTGCTGCCGGCACGACCAGCCTCCCCGAACTCGTCGGCGGGGAGCGGAACTGGGACTATCGGTACGTCTGGATCCGCGATGCAGCGTTCACGCTCTACGCCTTTCTCGAGCTGGGCTTCACCGCCGAGGCCGAGGCGTTCACCGGCTGGCTGGGTGACCGGTTGATCGACGACGATCGCAACGAGCGGGCGTCTCCTCTGGCACCGCTGTACGACCTCGACGGCAGTACCAAACTGGACGAGATCGAACTCGACCACTGGTCGGGCCACCGCGACAGCCGACCCGTACGCGTCGGCAACGCCGCCTCACGCCAGCTGCAGCTCGACACCTACGGCGAGCTGTTGGACTGCATGTATCTGGCCGACAAGCGCGGCGCCGGTCTCTCCCTCGCCACGTGGCGCGAGTTGGCGGCGCTCGTCGACTGGGTCTGCGATCACTGGGATCAGCCCGACGACGGTATGTGGGAAGTCCGCTCTGGCCGCCAGCGCTTCACCTCCTCTGCGCTGATGTGCTGGGTGGCGGTCGAGCGAGGGATTCGGATGGCCAACTTTCGAGGTCGACCGGCAGATCTCGACCGTTGGCGACGCACGCGCGACGAGATCCACGCAGCCATCGTCGAGCGGGGATGGTCCGAGGATCGGGCGGCCTTTACACAGGTCTTCGACGGCGATCAGCTCGACGCTTCGCTCCTGCTCATGCCACTGGTCAAGTTCGTTTCCGGAACCGATCCCCAGTGGCTGTCGACACTGGCCGCGATCGAAGACGGACTGGTGCACGGCGTGCTCGTCGACCGCTACGACAATGCGACGAGCGATGACGGACTCGAGGGAGACGATGGCTCGTTCAGCATCTGTTCGTTCTGGTTGGTCGAATGCCTTGCCCGGGCCGGGCGGCTCGAAGACGCACGGATCCACTTCGAGAAGATGCTGACGTTCGCCGGACCGCTCGGGCTGTTCAGCGAGGTCGTGTCGCCATCGGGGGACCAACTCGGGAACTATCCGCAGGCGTTCACGCACCTGTCGCTCATCAGCGCCGCCATCCACCTCGACCGACTGTCGACGCCCTCATGA
- a CDS encoding fibronectin type III domain-containing protein — protein sequence MRVLRLIVLSFAVAVGGLGLFALPVAAEIDPTNQTWWGVDGTVTGTTTDLIDNDVWAIEQIGDRVYVGGKFSRIAHETDRFDQPFIAAFDAATGIWISSWTPQFDGPVYALQRSADGSRLFVGGEFETVDGANVKGLVALDPATGRVDWNWRTRVSGGSPAVVRALDLEGDQLYVGGSFDYLGVNGVRVATDGVGRVSASTGVIDTTWLPTMVGGTTWDLAPSKTSDAIYIVGSFTSVDGQAGTQHVARLDDTGHVLGSWRYVLNHDYPEWAQVVETTPQGLVFIGGSQHILNAYTETDMALQWSHTTNPAGGDYQAAEYDPATGRVYASCHCFNQHWSRNDGGVNTLFRGQPMNWTGTVTDIDWVIAYDGATGAKVDTFVPDFSGQAGPWALHTSPNGCLWVGGGISATNGVSQRSLTKICDLAVLDSVRPSTPGSPTAANATSSTVDLTWNPSTDNVGVTGYEVYDNLSGQVIATSPTNSVTVTGLAAGTYELYVKAQDADGNRSWRSGIRSVVLTGDDITRPSTPRGFNIASSDATTISFVWLPSTDNVGVVGYEILDVATGAVVATSATTEVTMPLTPGVTVAVRAYDAAGNRSWRSNTQTM from the coding sequence ATGCGTGTGCTCCGATTGATCGTCCTCTCCTTCGCCGTGGCCGTCGGTGGCCTCGGACTCTTCGCTTTGCCGGTCGCCGCCGAGATCGATCCGACGAACCAGACCTGGTGGGGCGTCGACGGGACCGTGACCGGCACGACCACCGACTTGATCGACAACGACGTTTGGGCGATCGAGCAGATCGGCGACCGGGTGTACGTGGGCGGCAAGTTCTCACGCATCGCCCACGAGACCGATCGATTCGACCAGCCGTTCATCGCCGCATTCGACGCCGCAACCGGCATTTGGATCAGCTCGTGGACTCCGCAGTTCGACGGACCGGTGTACGCCTTGCAGCGCTCGGCCGACGGCAGTCGGCTGTTCGTCGGTGGTGAATTCGAGACCGTCGACGGAGCCAACGTGAAGGGTCTCGTCGCCCTCGACCCGGCGACCGGGCGAGTCGACTGGAACTGGCGAACTCGGGTCTCGGGCGGTTCGCCCGCCGTCGTGCGCGCCCTCGATCTCGAGGGTGACCAGCTCTACGTCGGCGGATCGTTCGACTACCTCGGCGTCAACGGCGTCAGAGTTGCCACCGACGGGGTCGGTCGAGTGTCGGCCTCCACCGGCGTGATCGACACCACGTGGCTGCCGACGATGGTCGGTGGCACCACCTGGGATCTGGCCCCATCGAAGACGAGCGACGCCATCTACATCGTTGGCTCTTTCACTTCGGTCGATGGCCAGGCCGGCACCCAGCACGTTGCCCGCCTCGACGACACCGGCCATGTGTTGGGTTCTTGGCGCTACGTGCTGAATCACGACTATCCCGAGTGGGCGCAGGTGGTGGAGACCACACCGCAGGGCCTGGTCTTCATCGGCGGATCGCAGCACATCCTCAACGCCTATACCGAAACCGACATGGCGCTGCAGTGGTCACACACCACGAATCCCGCCGGTGGCGACTACCAGGCCGCCGAGTACGACCCGGCGACCGGCCGGGTGTATGCCAGCTGCCACTGCTTCAACCAGCACTGGAGCCGCAACGACGGCGGTGTGAACACGTTGTTCCGTGGCCAACCGATGAACTGGACGGGTACGGTCACCGACATCGACTGGGTCATCGCCTATGACGGTGCGACGGGCGCAAAGGTCGACACCTTCGTGCCCGACTTCTCCGGCCAGGCCGGGCCGTGGGCGCTGCACACCTCACCGAACGGTTGCTTGTGGGTCGGCGGGGGGATCTCGGCCACCAACGGAGTGAGCCAGCGTTCCCTCACCAAGATCTGTGACCTCGCCGTGCTCGACAGCGTCCGCCCGAGCACCCCGGGCAGTCCGACGGCGGCGAACGCCACGTCGTCGACGGTGGACCTCACGTGGAACCCCAGCACCGACAACGTCGGGGTGACCGGCTACGAGGTCTACGACAATCTGTCCGGTCAGGTGATCGCCACGTCGCCGACCAACTCGGTGACCGTCACCGGGCTGGCCGCCGGCACCTATGAGCTCTACGTCAAAGCGCAAGACGCCGACGGCAACCGGTCGTGGCGCTCAGGTATCCGCTCCGTCGTCCTGACGGGAGACGACATCACCCGCCCGAGCACGCCCCGCGGTTTCAACATCGCCAGTTCGGACGCAACCACGATCAGCTTCGTGTGGCTGCCCTCGACCGACAACGTCGGTGTGGTCGGCTACGAAATCCTCGATGTTGCCACCGGTGCCGTCGTTGCCACCTCGGCCACGACGGAGGTGACCATGCCACTGACGCCGGGCGTCACCGTGGCCGTACGTGCCTACGACGCCGCTGGCAATCGCTCGTGGCGGTCGAACACGCAGACCATGTGA
- a CDS encoding CsbD family protein, whose product MAGEVDQMKGRMKQAAGDLTDDDKLKAEGKADEAGGKIKDAVDDAIENVKEGAQKAMDAARSATR is encoded by the coding sequence ATGGCTGGAGAAGTCGATCAGATGAAGGGCCGCATGAAGCAGGCCGCCGGTGACCTCACCGACGACGACAAGCTCAAGGCGGAAGGCAAGGCCGACGAGGCCGGAGGCAAGATCAAAGACGCCGTCGACGACGCCATCGAGAACGTCAAGGAAGGCGCCCAGAAAGCGATGGACGCCGCACGGTCGGCAACTCGCTGA
- a CDS encoding aminotransferase class I/II-fold pyridoxal phosphate-dependent enzyme, translating to MTNLHARPWVPAAAEALVQRIADTAASATPDANAARLDELIAWNRRIHDEECINLNPATNTMNPRAEAALSSGLGSRPSLGYPGDKYEMGLEAIEAIEVMAAELAAEVFDAHYAEVRVPSGAMANLFGFMATTSPGDAIIASPAAIAGHVTHHQAGVAGLYHLDTHDAPFDAARYVIDVDALAMSARELRPKVITVGASLNLFHHPVSAIREIADEIGAVVLFDAAHLGGVIAGGAWPNPLVEGAHLMTMSTYKSLGGPPSGLLLTNDSAIAERVDAIAYPGLTANFDAAKTAALAITMLDWQTHGTDYAAAMVATAQSLVGALSARGVPIFAADFGGTESHAFAVDARHLGGGHAAAVSLRERRLLASAIGLPTDTAEASGGGLRLGMNEMARWGMTPTDMPELADLIARGLDADSPAAAVADDVSAMRRRFSQLHYVRS from the coding sequence GTGACCAATCTCCACGCCCGACCCTGGGTCCCTGCCGCCGCCGAAGCACTTGTCCAGCGCATCGCCGACACCGCTGCGTCGGCGACACCCGATGCCAATGCCGCACGACTCGATGAACTGATCGCGTGGAACCGACGGATCCATGACGAGGAGTGCATCAACCTCAATCCGGCGACCAACACCATGAACCCACGCGCCGAGGCGGCACTGTCGTCGGGGCTCGGTAGTCGCCCGTCGCTCGGCTACCCGGGAGACAAGTACGAGATGGGTCTCGAGGCGATCGAGGCCATCGAAGTGATGGCGGCCGAACTGGCGGCCGAAGTGTTCGATGCCCACTACGCGGAGGTACGTGTGCCATCGGGTGCCATGGCCAACCTCTTCGGTTTCATGGCGACGACGTCACCCGGCGATGCCATCATCGCCTCACCGGCGGCGATCGCCGGTCACGTCACTCATCATCAGGCGGGCGTGGCGGGTCTCTACCACCTCGATACCCACGACGCGCCGTTCGACGCAGCCCGCTACGTGATCGATGTCGACGCCCTCGCCATGTCGGCTCGTGAGCTCCGGCCGAAGGTGATCACGGTCGGCGCCAGCTTGAACCTGTTCCACCATCCGGTGTCGGCCATTCGCGAGATCGCCGACGAGATCGGTGCGGTGGTGTTGTTCGATGCCGCGCATCTCGGCGGCGTGATCGCCGGTGGCGCGTGGCCGAATCCGCTCGTCGAAGGGGCCCATCTGATGACGATGAGCACGTACAAGAGTCTCGGCGGCCCGCCGTCAGGACTGTTGCTCACCAATGATTCGGCGATTGCCGAACGGGTCGACGCGATCGCGTACCCCGGTTTGACTGCGAACTTCGACGCCGCAAAGACCGCTGCCCTGGCCATCACCATGCTCGACTGGCAGACCCACGGAACGGACTACGCCGCCGCCATGGTGGCGACGGCGCAGTCACTCGTCGGAGCGTTGTCGGCGAGGGGCGTACCGATCTTCGCAGCCGACTTCGGGGGTACCGAGTCACATGCGTTTGCGGTGGATGCTCGCCACCTTGGCGGGGGACATGCCGCGGCGGTGAGCTTGCGGGAACGGCGTCTGCTCGCCTCGGCCATCGGTCTTCCAACCGACACCGCGGAAGCCTCGGGGGGCGGGCTGCGGCTAGGGATGAACGAGATGGCTCGGTGGGGGATGACCCCGACCGACATGCCGGAACTGGCCGACCTCATCGCCCGGGGTCTGGATGCCGATTCGCCGGCAGCCGCCGTGGCCGACGACGTGTCGGCCATGCGGCGACGCTTCAGCCAGCTGCACTACGTGCGCTCGTAG
- a CDS encoding cyclic nucleotide-binding domain-containing protein, which yields MPRSSSPAARRGIVTVLASAASMRSLLVALLGLRLAEDAAWLTLLLYAYQKGGVGEAGWVAVALLAPAVVLAPAVAAVVDAASSRRILPIGFALMAASLGATAGAVLLDAPSLVVYGCGLVFSVLLTFPAPAAASVVPRMARSPDQLTAANVGVGMMMSLAELLGPAVAGVLLYFVDLGAALAAMAGLMTLGALLGLRAVPGDLAPRAHVDDPPINAIGERLMAGLHLIRRDRPTLLIVFVLATTSIAAGALDVGAAAVAVEFLGRTQDTATILVTSLGAGTLLGVVVSIGLVGRRRLTLAIAGSSIVAAGAFAALSQVRSLVPAVVLLVLVGAGTSVSSIAGRTMLQSLTPDDTLARVFGVLESTSTAALALGGAAFSLAVVHLGLGSGLLLLGALGAVVPVLLWPALRAIDADRAPVDLELLALLRSTVIFAPLPPFALEQLLRNFVREEATPDQVVLRRGDPGDDMMVIGRGHLVVHLPDGGTIERGVGSYVGELALLTSGTRNADVVAGPDGATLYRLDRTVFLDAVDRAPRSRARVTAEADRRSISGQNSKFLGIENAKDRRIR from the coding sequence TTGCCACGTTCATCCTCACCGGCCGCTCGACGTGGCATCGTCACCGTCCTGGCGTCGGCCGCGAGTATGCGGTCGCTGCTCGTCGCCCTGCTCGGTCTGCGCCTCGCCGAGGACGCCGCCTGGCTCACGTTGTTGCTGTACGCCTACCAGAAGGGCGGCGTGGGCGAAGCCGGCTGGGTGGCCGTCGCGTTGCTCGCCCCCGCCGTCGTTCTCGCTCCCGCCGTCGCTGCGGTGGTCGACGCTGCGTCTTCCCGCCGAATCCTCCCGATCGGGTTCGCCCTCATGGCAGCCTCACTCGGCGCCACTGCGGGCGCCGTCCTGCTCGATGCGCCTTCGTTGGTCGTCTACGGTTGTGGGCTGGTGTTCTCGGTACTCCTGACGTTCCCGGCACCTGCTGCGGCGTCGGTGGTACCCCGCATGGCCCGGTCGCCGGATCAACTGACCGCCGCCAATGTCGGGGTCGGCATGATGATGAGCCTGGCCGAGCTGCTGGGACCGGCCGTCGCCGGTGTGCTGCTCTACTTCGTCGACCTCGGGGCCGCATTGGCCGCGATGGCAGGATTGATGACGCTCGGCGCGTTGCTCGGGCTGCGGGCGGTGCCCGGCGATCTCGCCCCGAGAGCGCACGTCGACGATCCTCCGATCAACGCCATCGGCGAACGCCTCATGGCCGGGCTCCACCTCATCCGCCGCGACCGTCCGACACTGCTGATCGTGTTCGTGCTGGCTACGACGTCGATCGCGGCCGGCGCGCTCGACGTTGGTGCCGCGGCGGTCGCCGTCGAGTTTCTCGGTCGCACCCAGGACACGGCAACGATCTTGGTCACCTCACTCGGTGCCGGCACCCTCCTCGGCGTCGTCGTGAGCATCGGACTCGTTGGCCGTCGGCGTCTGACCCTGGCCATCGCGGGCTCGTCGATCGTTGCCGCCGGCGCCTTCGCTGCGCTTTCGCAGGTGCGGTCGTTGGTGCCGGCGGTCGTCCTGCTCGTCCTCGTCGGTGCCGGCACGTCGGTCAGCTCCATCGCCGGCCGAACCATGCTGCAGAGCCTCACGCCCGACGACACCCTGGCCCGCGTCTTCGGCGTGCTCGAGTCCACCAGCACAGCGGCCCTTGCGCTCGGCGGCGCCGCCTTCTCGCTTGCGGTGGTGCACCTCGGGCTTGGATCAGGGCTCCTGCTCCTCGGCGCGCTCGGCGCCGTTGTCCCGGTGCTGCTGTGGCCCGCCCTCCGAGCGATCGATGCCGATCGAGCCCCCGTCGACCTCGAACTCCTCGCCCTCCTCCGGTCCACGGTGATCTTCGCACCGCTTCCTCCCTTCGCGCTCGAGCAGTTGTTGCGGAACTTCGTACGAGAGGAGGCGACGCCCGACCAAGTCGTGCTGCGCCGCGGCGACCCGGGAGACGACATGATGGTCATCGGGCGCGGACACCTCGTCGTGCACCTACCCGACGGTGGCACGATCGAGCGGGGCGTGGGCTCCTACGTCGGCGAGCTGGCCCTGTTGACCTCCGGCACCCGCAACGCCGACGTCGTCGCTGGACCCGACGGCGCAACGCTCTACCGGCTCGACCGCACCGTCTTCCTCGACGCCGTCGACCGGGCTCCTCGCAGTCGGGCCCGGGTCACCGCGGAAGCCGATCGGCGGTCGATTTCGGGACAGAATTCGAAATTCCTCGGGATCGAGAATGCGAAGGACCGTCGAATTCGCTAG